The following coding sequences lie in one Drosophila sulfurigaster albostrigata strain 15112-1811.04 chromosome 2R, ASM2355843v2, whole genome shotgun sequence genomic window:
- the LOC133836677 gene encoding mitogen-activated protein kinase kinase kinase 7-like, whose amino-acid sequence MVVENVEECGTLYHLLHFRMSKRILFREKLNWMQQCAKGLEYLHGKNIIHRGLTTRSLLLFDKCRKLKIADFGKVNEVEGNITRFKRCYLAPEVCRGQKHFTEKTDVFSFGICIWEVINQKKPFRDDFLVIASNCIRGGLLAKLVK is encoded by the exons ATGGTTGTCGAGAATGTTGAAGAATGTGGAACACTCTACCATTTGCTACATTTTCGTATGTCTAAAAGGATCTTATTCCGGGAAAAGCTCAATTGGATGCAACAATGTGCGAAG GGCTTGGAGTACTTGCATGGGAAAAACATAATCCATCGGGGTCTTACAACTCGAAGCTTGTTACTTTTCGATAAATgtcgtaaattaaaaatagctgATTTCGGAAAAGTGAATGAAGTTGAAGGAAATATAACCCGTTTCAAGCGTTGCTATTTGGCTCCAGAAGTTTGC AGGGGACAAAAACACTTTACAGAAAAGACTGATGTTTTTAGCTTCGGCATTTGTATTTGGGAAGTGATCAATCAAAAGAAGCCATTTCGCGATGATTTTTTGGTTATTGCCAGTAACTGTATAAGGGGAG GCCTTCTGGCCAAGCTGGTCAAGTAA